One Kitasatospora sp. NBC_01266 genomic window carries:
- a CDS encoding YggS family pyridoxal phosphate-dependent enzyme — protein MTNEQLTEFPAADRLAELRAGLAAVERRIEAACTAAGRPRSAVTLIVVTKTYPASDTRLLASLGVREVAENRDQDAAAKAAETADLPLTWHFVGQLQTNKVRSVVRYAHHVHSVDRGRLVTALADAVSKAERPPLGCLVQVALDAELRGDGAPGRAGVAPADVLALADKIAETPGLRLDGVMTVAPLSGPLAGDPAAAFERLAEIATGVRAAHPAATMVSAGMSGDLEQAIAAGATHVRVGTAVLGARSRLG, from the coding sequence ATGACGAACGAGCAGCTCACCGAGTTCCCGGCGGCCGACCGACTCGCCGAACTCCGGGCCGGCCTGGCGGCGGTGGAGCGCCGGATCGAGGCCGCCTGCACGGCCGCCGGTCGGCCGCGCTCGGCGGTGACCCTGATCGTGGTGACCAAGACCTACCCGGCTTCGGACACCCGGCTGCTGGCCTCGCTCGGGGTCCGCGAGGTCGCCGAGAACCGTGACCAGGACGCCGCAGCCAAGGCTGCCGAAACCGCTGACCTGCCGCTGACCTGGCACTTCGTCGGACAGTTGCAGACCAACAAGGTGCGCTCGGTGGTGCGCTACGCACACCACGTTCACTCGGTCGACCGGGGCCGGCTGGTCACGGCGCTGGCTGACGCGGTGTCGAAGGCCGAACGGCCGCCGCTCGGCTGCCTGGTGCAGGTGGCGCTCGACGCCGAGCTGCGGGGCGACGGCGCGCCGGGCCGGGCCGGGGTCGCGCCGGCGGACGTGCTCGCGCTGGCCGACAAGATCGCCGAGACGCCGGGCCTGCGCCTGGACGGGGTGATGACGGTCGCTCCGCTCTCCGGCCCGCTGGCCGGCGACCCGGCGGCGGCCTTCGAGCGACTGGCGGAAATCGCAACCGGCGTACGCGCGGCCCATCCTGCTGCCACGATGGTCTCGGCAGGAATGAGCGGCGACCTGGAGCAGGCGATCGCGGCCGGAGCGACACATGTACGCGTCGGTACGGCGGTGCTCGGTGCGCGGTCGCGGCTCGGGTAA
- the ftsZ gene encoding cell division protein FtsZ — MAAPQNYLAVIKVVGIGGGGVNAINRMIEVGLKGVEFIAINTDAQALLMSDADVKLDVGRELTRGLGAGANPEVGRKAAEDHREEIEEVLKGADMVFVTAGEGGGTGTGGAPVVANIARSLGALTIGVVTRPFTFEGRRRANQAEDGIAGLREEVDTLIVIPNDRLLSISDRQVSVLDAFRSADQVLLSGVQGITDLITTPGLINLDFADVKSVMSDAGSALMGIGSARGEDRAKAAAVMAISSPLLEASIDGARGVLLSISGGSDLGLFEINESAQLVSEAAHPEANIIFGAVIDDALGDEVRVTVIAAGFDGGQPPAIVRDPVVKATPSTPAERPATRPYGQMGSVTGRSEDGGSGSSAGSKPDTALASPVPPQVQPTRLPYVESAAEELDVPDFLK; from the coding sequence GTGGCAGCACCGCAGAACTACCTCGCAGTCATCAAGGTCGTCGGTATCGGCGGCGGCGGTGTCAACGCCATCAACCGGATGATCGAGGTCGGTCTCAAGGGCGTCGAGTTCATCGCGATCAACACCGATGCCCAGGCACTCCTGATGAGCGACGCCGACGTCAAGCTCGACGTGGGCCGCGAACTGACCCGGGGCCTCGGCGCCGGCGCCAACCCCGAGGTCGGCCGCAAGGCCGCCGAGGACCACCGCGAGGAGATCGAGGAGGTCCTCAAGGGGGCCGACATGGTCTTCGTCACCGCCGGCGAGGGCGGCGGCACCGGCACCGGCGGCGCGCCGGTGGTGGCCAACATCGCCCGCTCGCTGGGTGCGCTGACCATCGGTGTGGTCACCCGCCCGTTCACCTTCGAGGGCCGCCGCCGGGCCAACCAGGCCGAGGACGGCATCGCCGGGCTGCGCGAGGAGGTCGACACCCTCATCGTGATCCCGAACGACCGGCTGCTCTCCATCTCCGACCGCCAGGTCAGCGTGCTGGACGCGTTCCGCTCGGCCGACCAGGTGCTGCTCTCCGGTGTCCAGGGCATCACCGACCTGATCACCACGCCGGGCCTGATCAACCTCGACTTCGCCGACGTGAAGTCGGTCATGTCGGACGCCGGTTCGGCGCTGATGGGGATCGGCTCGGCCCGCGGCGAGGACCGGGCCAAGGCGGCGGCCGTGATGGCCATCTCCTCCCCGCTGCTGGAGGCCTCGATCGACGGCGCGCGCGGCGTGCTGCTCTCCATCTCCGGCGGCTCCGACCTCGGTCTCTTCGAGATCAACGAGTCGGCCCAGCTGGTCAGCGAGGCGGCGCACCCCGAGGCGAACATCATCTTCGGTGCCGTGATCGACGACGCGCTCGGCGACGAGGTCCGGGTCACCGTGATCGCGGCCGGCTTCGACGGGGGCCAGCCGCCCGCCATCGTGCGCGACCCGGTGGTGAAGGCGACCCCGTCGACCCCCGCCGAGCGTCCGGCCACCCGGCCCTACGGTCAGATGGGCTCGGTGACGGGTCGTTCGGAGGACGGCGGCAGCGGTTCGTCGGCCGGCTCCAAGCCCGACACCGCGCTGGCTTCGCCGGTGCCGCCGCAGGTGCAGCCGACCCGGCTGCCGTATGTGGAGAGTGCGGCCGAGGAGTTGGACGTCCCGGACTTCCTTAAGTAA
- a CDS encoding cell division protein FtsQ/DivIB, with product MAERLDAARVEEAAEDDEEERPALRLSRRGILVLGGLGAAVLGLLGWVVFFSSALDVQTVAIQGLQDDQQTVDQVRAAIGPVQHGPLARVDLDAVQHRVQAVPRVAKAEVWRGWPHTLRVKVIERQPVAAVKGTDGKFTQMDVTGVSFATEPTPPPGVPVVQLQLSRPAQDAISVIPQSALVQGAVTVAAGLPTEVAKQAPSLLVRSYDDIELRLAGGATVRWGSPEQTDRKARVLLALLKQKAANYDVSAPDAPAISG from the coding sequence GTGGCTGAACGGCTCGACGCCGCGCGGGTCGAGGAGGCGGCGGAGGACGACGAGGAGGAGCGGCCCGCGCTGCGCCTGTCGCGGCGCGGGATCCTGGTGCTCGGCGGGCTCGGCGCGGCCGTGCTGGGCCTGCTGGGCTGGGTGGTCTTCTTCTCCTCGGCCCTGGACGTCCAGACGGTCGCCATCCAGGGTCTGCAGGACGACCAGCAGACGGTGGATCAGGTGCGTGCCGCGATAGGCCCGGTGCAGCACGGACCACTGGCCCGGGTCGATCTGGACGCGGTGCAGCACCGCGTCCAGGCCGTTCCCCGGGTGGCGAAGGCCGAGGTCTGGCGCGGTTGGCCGCACACGCTCCGGGTGAAGGTGATCGAGCGTCAGCCAGTGGCAGCTGTCAAGGGGACTGACGGAAAGTTCACCCAGATGGATGTAACTGGGGTGAGTTTCGCCACCGAACCGACGCCGCCACCGGGCGTTCCGGTGGTCCAACTCCAGCTGAGTCGGCCCGCTCAGGATGCGATTTCGGTCATCCCGCAGAGCGCGCTGGTCCAGGGCGCCGTCACGGTGGCGGCCGGGCTGCCGACCGAAGTGGCCAAGCAGGCCCCTTCGTTGCTGGTTCGTTCGTATGATGACATCGAGTTGCGACTGGCCGGCGGAGCCACCGTGCGGTGGGGGAGCCCGGAGCAGACCGACCGCAAGGCGAGGGTGCTACTCGCGCTGCTGAAGCAGAAGGCGGCGAACTACGACGTCAGCGCACCGGACGCCCCGGCGATCTCCGGCTGA
- the murG gene encoding undecaprenyldiphospho-muramoylpentapeptide beta-N-acetylglucosaminyltransferase, with protein sequence MHVVLAGGGTAGHIEPAMALADALRRHDPSIGITALGTERGLETRLVPERGYQLELIPAVPLPRKPTPELITVPGRLRGTVRAAQEIIERVKADAVVGFGGYVAMPAYLAAKRAGVPIVVHEANARPGLANKIGARYSDFVAVSTPDSKLRDSRYIGIPLRRTIATLDRNAVRPEARHYFGLDQRLPTLLVSGGSQGARRLNETIQAIAPRLQQYGVQVLHAVGPKNELPRIDDIPGMPPYRAVPYLDRMDLAYAAADLMLCRAGAMTVAELAAVGLPGCFVPLPIGNGEQRLNAQPMVKAGGGLLVDDAELTPDWVLGNVLPVLTDPQRLWDMSRAAGEFGRRDADDLLVGMVYEAIEAARGGRRRG encoded by the coding sequence GTGCATGTCGTACTCGCCGGCGGGGGTACCGCAGGACACATCGAGCCGGCCATGGCGCTCGCGGACGCACTGCGTCGGCACGACCCGAGCATCGGCATCACGGCGCTCGGCACCGAGCGCGGCCTGGAGACCCGGCTGGTGCCCGAGCGCGGCTACCAGCTGGAGCTGATCCCGGCCGTGCCGCTGCCGCGCAAGCCGACCCCCGAGCTGATCACCGTGCCGGGCCGGCTGCGCGGCACCGTCCGGGCCGCCCAGGAGATCATCGAGCGGGTCAAGGCGGACGCCGTGGTCGGCTTCGGCGGCTACGTCGCGATGCCCGCCTACCTGGCCGCCAAGCGGGCCGGGGTGCCGATCGTGGTGCACGAGGCCAACGCCCGCCCGGGTCTGGCCAACAAGATCGGCGCCCGGTACAGCGACTTCGTCGCCGTCTCCACCCCGGACAGCAAGCTGCGCGACTCGCGCTACATCGGCATCCCGCTGCGCCGCACCATCGCGACCCTGGACCGCAACGCGGTGCGCCCCGAGGCCCGGCACTACTTCGGTCTGGACCAGCGGCTGCCCACCCTGCTGGTCTCCGGCGGCTCGCAGGGCGCGCGCCGGCTGAACGAGACCATCCAGGCGATCGCCCCGCGCCTGCAGCAGTACGGCGTGCAGGTGCTGCACGCGGTCGGCCCGAAGAACGAGCTGCCGCGGATCGACGACATCCCCGGGATGCCGCCCTACCGCGCGGTGCCCTACCTGGACCGGATGGACCTGGCCTACGCCGCCGCCGACCTGATGCTCTGCCGGGCCGGCGCGATGACGGTGGCCGAGCTGGCCGCGGTCGGGCTGCCGGGCTGCTTCGTGCCGCTGCCGATCGGCAACGGCGAGCAGCGACTGAACGCCCAGCCGATGGTCAAGGCGGGCGGCGGCCTGCTGGTGGACGACGCCGAGCTGACCCCGGACTGGGTGCTGGGCAACGTGCTGCCGGTGCTCACCGACCCGCAGCGCCTGTGGGACATGAGCCGGGCAGCCGGCGAGTTCGGCCGCCGGGACGCCGACGACCTGCTGGTCGGCATGGTCTACGAGGCGATCGAGGCAGCCCGGGGCGGCCGCCGTCGTGGCTGA
- the ftsW gene encoding putative lipid II flippase FtsW, with protein sequence MAGQGKTDAAAPPERGPSPALISATSTVFKTEGLTGRLRALRERLRWFLNRPLTPYYLILGSSSLLLVLGLIMVFSSSNITAIHQGLPGLFYFRKQLVAVLLGSVLLVAAARVPVPVHRVLAYPVLLGSIGAMVLVAIPGVGMTVNGNRNWLNFGFFQVQPSEFAKLALLLWAADLLARKQKAGTLTQWKHLLVPLVPGALVLLLLIMLGGDMGTSMILVAMVFALLWMVGAPLRLFVATLGIAVVACTALIITVPHRLDRLACIGTTKPVPNHDCFQALHGLYAFGLGGPFGTGLGAGYEKWGQLPEAHTDFIFAATGEELGLVGTLSVIGLFAALGYAGIRVAIGTKDPFVRYAAGAATTWIMAQAMINLGSALGLLPIAGVPLPLFSYGGSAMLSAMCALGMLLCFARSVPGAKAALAARSSKSRFRTGLRRVLPRRRTTARPAARPPRRER encoded by the coding sequence GTGGCGGGTCAGGGCAAGACGGACGCGGCCGCCCCGCCGGAGCGCGGCCCCTCCCCGGCCCTGATCTCGGCGACCAGCACGGTCTTCAAGACCGAGGGCCTGACCGGGCGGCTGCGCGCGCTGCGGGAGCGGCTGCGCTGGTTCCTGAACCGCCCGCTGACGCCCTATTACCTGATCCTCGGTTCGAGCTCCCTGCTGTTGGTGCTCGGCCTGATCATGGTCTTCTCCTCCTCCAACATCACCGCGATCCACCAGGGCCTGCCCGGCCTCTTCTACTTCCGCAAGCAACTGGTCGCGGTGCTGCTCGGCTCGGTGCTGCTGGTGGCGGCCGCCCGGGTGCCGGTGCCCGTGCACCGGGTGCTGGCCTACCCGGTGCTGCTCGGCTCGATCGGGGCCATGGTGCTGGTCGCCATCCCCGGCGTCGGGATGACCGTCAACGGCAACCGGAACTGGCTGAACTTCGGCTTCTTCCAGGTCCAGCCCTCGGAGTTCGCCAAGCTCGCGCTGCTGCTCTGGGCGGCCGACCTGCTGGCCCGCAAGCAGAAGGCCGGCACCCTCACCCAGTGGAAGCACCTGCTGGTGCCGCTGGTCCCCGGTGCCCTGGTGCTGCTGCTGCTGATCATGCTCGGCGGCGACATGGGGACCTCGATGATCCTGGTCGCCATGGTCTTCGCGCTGCTCTGGATGGTCGGCGCCCCGCTGCGGCTGTTCGTCGCCACCCTGGGCATCGCGGTCGTCGCCTGCACCGCGCTGATCATCACCGTGCCGCACCGGCTGGACCGGCTGGCCTGCATCGGCACCACCAAGCCGGTCCCGAACCACGACTGCTTCCAGGCCCTGCACGGCCTCTACGCCTTCGGCCTGGGCGGGCCGTTCGGCACCGGACTGGGCGCCGGCTACGAGAAATGGGGCCAGCTGCCCGAGGCGCACACCGACTTCATCTTCGCCGCGACCGGCGAGGAACTCGGTCTGGTGGGGACGCTGTCGGTGATCGGTCTCTTCGCGGCACTAGGGTATGCGGGTATCCGAGTGGCCATCGGCACGAAGGACCCCTTCGTCAGGTATGCCGCGGGAGCCGCCACCACGTGGATCATGGCCCAGGCCATGATCAACCTGGGGTCGGCGCTGGGACTGCTGCCCATCGCGGGCGTACCCCTCCCGCTGTTCTCCTACGGCGGGTCCGCCATGCTGTCGGCCATGTGCGCCCTTGGGATGCTGCTCTGCTTCGCACGCAGCGTCCCGGGCGCGAAGGCGGCACTCGCCGCCCGGAGCTCGAAGTCCCGGTTCAGGACAGGTCTGCGCCGGGTGCTGCCACGACGACGAACCACAGCGCGCCCGGCCGCCCGGCCGCCGCGCAGGGAGCGGTGA
- the murD gene encoding UDP-N-acetylmuramoyl-L-alanine--D-glutamate ligase, translated as MSSAPLSWPGLPVVVAGLGVSGISAARVLRKLGAEVTVVDGGDSPVLRDRAAELTAYYGAGFQVRLGDGDTLPEGTRLVVTSPGWRPSSPLFAAAEAAGVPIWGDVELAWQLRKPLPGTGEPAPWLAVTGTNGKTTTVQMLASILTAAGKHTAAVGNIGVSVLDAVLTGFEDDQQPYDVLAVELSSYQLHWAPSPRPHSAAVLNLAPDHLDWHGSMAAYAADKGRIYNGNQVACVYNLADPATEELVREADVEEGCRAIGFGLGTPGLSQLGVVDGLLVDRAFLPDRAKNAAELGSVADVHPPAPHNVANALAAAALARAYGVDAKAVRDGLRAFRPDAHRIAFVAEVDSVSWINDSKATNTHAAAASLAAYQPIVWIAGGLAKGATFDELVRGAAGRLRAAVLIGEDRALIREALARHAPDVPVIEPAEGETGAMAMAEVVRVAAGLARAGDTVLLAPACASMDMFTSYGERGDLFAEAVRGLTQ; from the coding sequence TTGAGCAGTGCACCCCTCTCCTGGCCCGGCCTGCCGGTCGTGGTGGCCGGCCTGGGCGTCTCCGGCATCAGCGCGGCCCGGGTGCTGCGCAAACTGGGCGCCGAGGTCACCGTGGTGGACGGCGGCGACAGCCCGGTGCTGCGCGACCGCGCGGCCGAGCTGACGGCCTATTACGGAGCAGGCTTCCAGGTCCGCCTCGGCGACGGCGACACGCTCCCCGAGGGCACCCGACTGGTCGTCACCTCGCCTGGCTGGCGGCCGAGCAGCCCGCTGTTCGCCGCCGCCGAAGCGGCCGGAGTGCCGATCTGGGGCGACGTCGAACTCGCCTGGCAGCTGCGCAAGCCGCTGCCCGGCACCGGTGAGCCGGCCCCCTGGCTGGCCGTCACCGGCACCAACGGCAAGACCACCACGGTCCAGATGCTGGCCTCGATCCTCACCGCGGCCGGCAAGCACACCGCCGCCGTGGGCAACATCGGCGTCTCGGTGCTGGACGCGGTGCTGACCGGCTTCGAGGACGACCAGCAGCCGTACGACGTGCTCGCGGTCGAGCTCTCCAGCTACCAGCTGCACTGGGCGCCCTCACCGCGCCCGCACTCGGCGGCCGTGCTCAACCTGGCCCCCGACCACCTGGACTGGCACGGCTCGATGGCGGCCTACGCCGCCGACAAGGGCCGGATCTACAACGGCAACCAGGTGGCCTGCGTCTACAACCTGGCCGACCCCGCCACCGAGGAGCTGGTCCGCGAGGCCGATGTCGAGGAGGGTTGCCGGGCGATCGGCTTCGGTCTCGGCACCCCCGGGCTCTCCCAGCTCGGTGTGGTGGACGGCCTGCTGGTGGACCGCGCCTTCCTTCCCGACCGGGCCAAGAACGCGGCCGAGCTGGGCTCGGTGGCCGACGTCCACCCGCCGGCCCCGCACAACGTCGCCAACGCCCTGGCCGCCGCCGCGCTGGCCCGCGCCTACGGGGTGGACGCCAAGGCGGTGCGCGACGGCCTGCGGGCCTTCCGCCCCGACGCGCACCGGATCGCCTTCGTCGCCGAGGTCGACTCGGTCAGCTGGATCAACGACTCCAAGGCGACCAACACCCATGCGGCGGCGGCCTCGTTGGCGGCCTATCAGCCGATCGTGTGGATCGCCGGCGGGCTGGCCAAGGGAGCCACCTTCGACGAGCTGGTGCGGGGCGCCGCGGGCCGGCTGCGGGCCGCGGTGCTGATCGGCGAGGACCGCGCGCTGATCCGTGAGGCGCTGGCGCGACACGCCCCGGATGTACCAGTGATCGAGCCGGCCGAGGGTGAGACTGGCGCGATGGCGATGGCGGAGGTGGTCCGGGTCGCCGCCGGGCTCGCCCGAGCGGGCGATACCGTGCTGCTGGCCCCGGCCTGTGCCTCGATGGACATGTTCACCAGCTACGGCGAGCGGGGCGATCTCTTCGCCGAGGCGGTGCGCGGGCTGACGCAGTAG
- the mraY gene encoding phospho-N-acetylmuramoyl-pentapeptide-transferase gives MKQILYSGLIGLVLSLFGTPALIRVLARHGYGQMIRDDGPKAHHSKRGTPTMGGIAFILATLIAYALTKVITGDQPRASGLLVLFLMAGLGLVGFLDDYIKVVKQRSLGLRAKAKLLGQSFVGLAFAILSLQFHDPRGLTPASTSLSFIQDFSWSIGPVLFVMWAYFMIAGMSNGVNLTDGLDGLATGASVMVFGAYVFIGVWQYGQTCSRMVTATANCFEVRDPLDLAVVASALMGSCFGFLWWNTSPAKIFMGDTGSLALGGALAGLAICSRTELLLPLLGGLFVIITLSVIIQVGSFRLTGKRVFKMAPLQHHFELKGWSEVLIVVRFWIVQGLCVAVGLGIFYAGWVNS, from the coding sequence GTGAAGCAGATTCTCTACTCCGGACTGATCGGCCTGGTGCTGTCGCTGTTCGGCACCCCGGCGCTGATCCGAGTGCTGGCGCGGCACGGCTACGGCCAGATGATCCGCGACGACGGCCCCAAGGCGCACCACAGCAAGCGCGGTACGCCGACGATGGGCGGTATCGCGTTCATCCTGGCCACCCTGATCGCCTATGCGCTGACCAAGGTGATCACCGGTGACCAGCCGCGCGCCTCGGGCCTGCTGGTGCTCTTCCTGATGGCGGGTCTGGGCCTGGTCGGCTTCCTGGACGACTACATCAAGGTGGTCAAGCAGCGCTCGCTGGGTCTGCGGGCCAAGGCGAAGCTGCTCGGGCAGTCGTTCGTCGGTCTGGCCTTCGCGATCCTGTCGCTGCAGTTCCACGACCCGCGCGGGCTCACCCCGGCCTCCACCAGCCTCTCCTTCATCCAGGACTTCAGCTGGTCGATCGGCCCGGTGCTGTTCGTCATGTGGGCGTACTTCATGATCGCCGGCATGTCCAACGGCGTGAACCTGACGGACGGTCTGGACGGGCTGGCCACCGGTGCCTCGGTGATGGTCTTCGGCGCCTACGTCTTCATCGGCGTCTGGCAGTACGGGCAGACCTGCTCGCGCATGGTCACGGCGACCGCCAACTGCTTCGAGGTGCGCGACCCGCTGGACCTGGCGGTGGTGGCCTCGGCGCTGATGGGCTCCTGCTTCGGCTTCCTGTGGTGGAACACCTCGCCGGCCAAGATCTTCATGGGCGACACCGGTTCGCTGGCCCTCGGCGGCGCGCTCGCGGGTCTGGCGATCTGCTCGCGCACCGAGCTGCTGCTGCCGCTGCTCGGCGGTCTCTTCGTGATCATCACTCTGTCGGTGATCATCCAGGTCGGGTCGTTCCGGCTGACCGGCAAGCGGGTCTTCAAGATGGCACCCCTGCAGCACCACTTCGAGCTCAAGGGCTGGAGCGAAGTGCTGATCGTGGTGCGGTTCTGGATCGTCCAGGGCCTCTGCGTGGCCGTCGGCCTGGGCATCTTCTACGCGGGCTGGGTGAACAGTTGA
- a CDS encoding UDP-N-acetylmuramoyl-tripeptide--D-alanyl-D-alanine ligase: MIALTLAEVAAATGGELADGADPQVLVTGPLAIDSRKAAPGGLFAAFRGEHVDGHDYAERAVLAGAVAVLAERPVGVPAVLVADVQVAMGRLAQAVADRATEARVVALTGSAGKTSTKDLIAQLLTRLGPTVYTEGSLNNELGFPMTATRVEPDTRHLVLEMGARHKGDIAYLCSLARPSIGLVLNVGSAHLGEFGSKEGIAEAKGELVESLTEDGTAILNADDPLVRAMAGRTRARVVTFGEGSGADVRAQDVRLDSTGRPSFTLTTLAGSAPVQLRLYGEHHVSNALAAAAVAMELGLSVDDTAAALGEAGALSRWRMEVVDRADGVTVVNDAYNANPESMRAALRALATMGGRGPERRRTWAVLGEMRELGEESFDEHDAIGRLAVRLDVTKLVAVGGREAACMELGARNEGSWGEESVLVSDADAAVELLRGQLRPGDVVLVKASRSVGLEKVAEALLADGAAR; the protein is encoded by the coding sequence GTGATCGCACTGACCCTGGCCGAGGTGGCCGCCGCGACCGGTGGTGAGCTCGCGGACGGCGCGGACCCGCAGGTGCTGGTGACCGGCCCGCTGGCGATCGACTCCCGCAAGGCGGCGCCCGGCGGTCTGTTCGCCGCCTTCCGCGGCGAGCACGTGGACGGGCACGACTACGCCGAGCGGGCCGTGCTGGCCGGCGCGGTCGCGGTGCTCGCCGAGCGCCCGGTGGGCGTGCCCGCGGTGCTGGTCGCCGACGTCCAGGTGGCGATGGGCCGGCTCGCCCAGGCGGTGGCCGACCGGGCCACCGAGGCCAGGGTGGTGGCGCTGACCGGCTCGGCCGGCAAGACCAGCACCAAGGACCTGATCGCGCAGTTGCTGACCCGGCTGGGGCCCACCGTCTACACCGAGGGCTCGCTCAACAACGAGCTGGGCTTCCCGATGACCGCGACCAGGGTCGAGCCGGACACCCGCCACCTGGTGCTGGAGATGGGCGCCCGGCACAAGGGCGACATCGCCTACCTCTGCTCGCTGGCCCGGCCCTCGATCGGCCTGGTGCTCAACGTCGGCAGCGCGCACCTCGGCGAGTTCGGCTCCAAGGAGGGCATCGCCGAGGCCAAGGGCGAACTGGTCGAGTCGCTGACCGAGGACGGCACCGCGATCCTGAACGCCGACGACCCGCTGGTGCGGGCGATGGCCGGGCGCACCCGGGCCAGGGTGGTGACCTTCGGTGAGGGTTCGGGTGCCGATGTCCGGGCACAGGATGTTCGCCTCGACTCCACGGGCCGTCCATCGTTCACGTTGACCACCCTGGCCGGTTCCGCACCCGTACAACTGCGCCTGTACGGTGAGCACCACGTCTCGAACGCCCTCGCCGCCGCAGCGGTGGCGATGGAGCTCGGACTGTCCGTTGACGACACCGCCGCCGCCCTGGGCGAGGCGGGCGCGCTGTCCCGCTGGCGCATGGAGGTCGTCGACCGGGCCGACGGGGTCACCGTCGTGAACGACGCGTACAACGCGAACCCGGAGTCGATGCGGGCCGCGCTGCGCGCGCTCGCCACGATGGGCGGCCGAGGCCCGGAGCGCCGCCGTACCTGGGCGGTGCTCGGCGAGATGCGGGAGCTCGGCGAGGAGAGCTTCGACGAGCATGACGCCATCGGGCGGCTCGCGGTCCGACTCGACGTCACCAAGCTGGTGGCGGTGGGTGGACGCGAGGCGGCCTGCATGGAACTGGGCGCGAGGAACGAAGGTTCGTGGGGTGAGGAGTCGGTGCTGGTGTCCGACGCGGACGCGGCGGTCGAACTGCTGCGCGGTCAGCTGCGGCCAGGGGACGTGGTGCTGGTGAAGGCCAGTCGTTCGGTGGGCCTGGAGAAGGTGGCCGAGGCCCTGTTGGCGGACGGTGCCGCGCGGTGA